One window from the genome of Bufo bufo chromosome 4, aBufBuf1.1, whole genome shotgun sequence encodes:
- the POLR2H gene encoding DNA-directed RNA polymerases I, II, and III subunit RPABC3 yields the protein MAGILFEDIFDVKDIDPEGRKFDRVSRLHCESESFKMDLILDVNIQVYPVDLGDKFRLVIANTLYEDGTLDDGEYNPNDDRPSRADQFEYVMYGKVYRIEGDETSTEAATRLSAYVSYGGLLMRLQGDANNLHGFEVDSRIYLMMKKLAF from the exons ATGGCTGGAATTCTCTTTGAAGATATTTTTGATGTGAAGGATATTGATCCTGAAGGACGAAAGTTTGATCGAG TTTCAAGGCTACACTGTGAAAGTGAGTCCTTTAAGATGGATCTGATCCTTGATGTGAATATACAGGTTTATCCCGTAGATCTGG GTGATAAATTCCGTTTGGTTATTGCCAACACCCTGTACGAGGATGGAACGCTAGATGACGGCGAATACAATCCTAATGATGACCGTCCTTCCAG agCTGACCAGTTTGAATATGTTATGTATGGAAAAGTTTATCGGATAGAAGGAGATGAAACGTCCACTGAAGCTGCCACTCGTCT GTCTGCATATGTATCATATGGTGGTTTGTTAATGAGACTACAGGGAGATGCTAATAACCTGCATGGGTTTGAGGTCGATTCCCGCATTTACCTGATGATGAAAAAACTAGCCTTCTGA